In Oceanispirochaeta sp. M1, the DNA window ATCTGAAATTGGTCTGTTGACCGGTGGTAAAACTTTCCTTAACTGTGATTCTCTGAATCCTAAACTGTATCTCATAATTGAATATCTCCTTAAAAAGTTGATGCTTCAACTATGTTGACACATAGGGCGGGAAGGCCATTCTTTTTCTGGAGAAAACAAAATTAGATTTAAATTATATCTAAAGTCTTCAATCTCAATGTCAATTAGATGGTTCAAAATTTCTATGATTGACCATCTTTCCTCATCTGGTTTCCAGTTTGCTTGTTCTCGAAAAATACCAAGTATCAGATTTTCAAATATAAATTTATTATTTT includes these proteins:
- a CDS encoding DinB family protein, which produces MIDFKRSIVQLENNKFIFENLILGIFREQANWKPDEERWSIIEILNHLIDIEIEDFRYNLNLILFSPEKEWPSRPMCQHS